The Streptomyces sp. M92 nucleotide sequence TGACGTTCGTGCTGTGGCCGGACGGGGCCGCGGTGGAGCTGCTGCTGGGCAGCGCGCTCCATCTCCTCGGGTCGTTCGGGGTGACCGCGGCCGCCCATGTGCCACGCAACACCGCGCTGCTCCGGCTGGAGCCGGGCACCGCGGAGGCGGCCGTCCGGTGGCCCACGTACGTTCGCCAGTGGACGGCGTGGAACCACGTCCGCACGGTCGCCTCTGCCGCGGCCGCGGTGGCATACGTGCTTGCCCTGGTCTGAGGGGGCGGGCGCCGTCGGCGAGAGCCACCGGGCGCGCTGCGCGCAGGGGCGACGGGCCGTATCGTGGCCGCAGGAGCGGACGCCGCCCCGACCGCGCACGGCCGGCCCCGCAGGCAAGGAAGACGGTCATGGCCGATCCCAAGGGTTTCCTGACCACGCCCCGCCGGGAGTGGCCCCGAAGGCCGGTCGGAGAGCGGGTGCGGGACTGGGACGAGGTGTACGTGCCCGGGGCCCTGCTGCCGATCGTCGGCCCGCAGGCCGACCGCTGCATGGACTGCGGCGTCCCCTTCTGCCACGAGGCGTGCCCGCTGGGCAACCTGATCCCGGAGTGGAACGACCTGGTCTCCCGCTCGGACTGGCGGGCGGCGAGCGACCGGCTGCACGCCACGAACAACTTCCCCGAGTTCACCGGCCGGCTCTGCCCGGCGCCGTGCGAGGCGGGCTGTGTGCTCGCCATCAACCAGCCGGCCGTCACGATCAAGAACGTCGAGTGCGCGATCGCCGACAAGGCGTGGGAGGAGGGCTTCACCCCGCCGCGGCCGCCGGAGGGGCTGTCCGGCAGGACGGTGGCGGTGATCGGGTCGGGACCCACCGGGCTCGCGGCGGCACAGCAGCTGACCCGGGCCGGCCACACGGTCGCCGTCTACGAGCGGGACGACAGGATCGGCGGGTTGATGCGGTACGGCATCCCCGAGTTCAAGATGGAGAAGCGCCATCTGGAGCGGCGCATCGGGCAGATGCGGGCCGAGGGGACGAGGTTCCGTACGTCGACGGCGGTCGGACGGGACGTGGACGCGGCCGGGCTGCGGGCCCGCTACGACGCGGTGGTGATCGCCACCGGGGCGACCGCGTGGCGCGAACTGGCCGTGCCCGGCCGGGAGCTGGCCGGTGTCCACCAGGCGATGGAGTACCTGCCCCTGGCCAACCGGGTGTGCGAGGGCGATCTGGAGCGCTCTCCGCTGTCGGCGGCCGGGAAGCACGTCGTCATCGTGGGCGGCGGTGACACGGGCGCGGACTGCCTCGGCACGGCGGTGCGGGAGGGGGCCGCCTCCGTGACCCAGCTGGACATCTACGCGCGGCCGGGCCCGGAGCGCGACGAGGGGGCCGAGCCGTGGCCGACCTATCCACGGCTGTACCGGCTGTCGGCCGCCCACGAGGAGGCACGGGACCTGCGGTCCGCACCGGCGGCGGACGCGGACGCGCGGCTGTTCGCGGCGTCCACGCTCCGTTTCACCGGCGACGCCGAGGGACGTGTGCGGTGGCTGCACCTGGTCGCCGTGGACGCCGGCCGTCGGCCGCTGCCCGACACCGAGCGCCCGCTCCCCGCCGACCTGGTCCTCCTCGCCCTCGGCTTCTCGGGCCCGGACCTGGAGGACGGGCTGGTCGGCGGACTGGGGCTGGAGACGGAGCCCCGG carries:
- a CDS encoding anthrone oxygenase family protein codes for the protein MIDGPYFVLTVLGVLGTGLTAGVFCAFSTFVMRGLAALPPAQGVAAMNSINTAAVRPPFMLVFLGTAVLAAVIAVVTFVLWPDGAAVELLLGSALHLLGSFGVTAAAHVPRNTALLRLEPGTAEAAVRWPTYVRQWTAWNHVRTVASAAAAVAYVLALV
- a CDS encoding glutamate synthase subunit beta encodes the protein MADPKGFLTTPRREWPRRPVGERVRDWDEVYVPGALLPIVGPQADRCMDCGVPFCHEACPLGNLIPEWNDLVSRSDWRAASDRLHATNNFPEFTGRLCPAPCEAGCVLAINQPAVTIKNVECAIADKAWEEGFTPPRPPEGLSGRTVAVIGSGPTGLAAAQQLTRAGHTVAVYERDDRIGGLMRYGIPEFKMEKRHLERRIGQMRAEGTRFRTSTAVGRDVDAAGLRARYDAVVIATGATAWRELAVPGRELAGVHQAMEYLPLANRVCEGDLERSPLSAAGKHVVIVGGGDTGADCLGTAVREGAASVTQLDIYARPGPERDEGAEPWPTYPRLYRLSAAHEEARDLRSAPAADADARLFAASTLRFTGDAEGRVRWLHLVAVDAGRRPLPDTERPLPADLVLLALGFSGPDLEDGLVGGLGLETEPRGTITRDRGFATNVPGVFAAGDAARGQSLVVWAIAEGRAVAAAVDRHLSGGITRLPAPVGPYDRPMTA